Proteins encoded together in one Catellatospora citrea window:
- a CDS encoding bifunctional diguanylate cyclase/phosphohydrolase, translated as MVGVVLAGAAWVMVYAVLLRATRNSPEASRFVGEVVYLVPIVAATALAVYAARRTRQRVATAWRLLIVSNLLWLLGESTWAVYSYVSPDGAPVPSFADAAYLLSYAVALPAIVIGLGLGVLGRTQGMLDALLVAAGAAAIGWQTLISPLVPSTWNAPALVTFLYPVFSVSIVSILVAVMLSGSRHVPRSMVIVGTAFGLAAVTDGAYAYLTAIDRYMSSSWVNLGWQIEAVLLCVAAVVAGRRAESDQPRTLDPDLAFLPAVVAVLAVGGLAVADLVLVGRLSLVTLAVTMLLLLGLLVRQVVATRDRARLTQGLRTAAITDQLTGLYNRRFFKEMVDVEAERAVRRRLPLSLVLLDLDHFKDINDTYGHSVGDAVLADVAQRLRREVRGSDLLCRYGGEEFVCLLPGTPAPAAYELAERLRQTLRGTPVTVAGMAEPILLTASLGVATDEAGERGRVDTDALINEADQAVYRAKALGRDRVVGSGQPAPTAADPVTDLPPALVWMADRIDRALGDRECAAAVSRWAFRTASQLGLDEAAQRRTAAAARVHDIGRITCLATRQPDQPGGTGRAFDPGHPAQGARLLVELAARPDLAPLVAAHHERHDGTGYPYGLAGTDIPVEARIIAVCDAWAELCAAEPHLPGASRQPCRDELVRGRGTRFEPAVLDAFVALLDDGVLDEPACFAEHPAAPVRGEQRPVPR; from the coding sequence GTGGTGGGCGTCGTCCTGGCCGGCGCGGCCTGGGTGATGGTGTACGCGGTCCTGCTGCGGGCCACCCGGAACTCCCCGGAGGCGTCCCGCTTCGTCGGCGAGGTCGTCTACCTGGTCCCGATCGTGGCCGCGACGGCGCTGGCCGTGTACGCCGCCCGCCGCACCCGCCAGCGGGTCGCCACGGCATGGCGGCTGCTGATCGTGTCGAACCTGCTGTGGCTGCTCGGCGAGTCAACCTGGGCCGTCTATTCCTACGTGTCCCCCGACGGCGCGCCCGTGCCGTCGTTCGCCGACGCGGCCTACCTGCTGTCCTACGCCGTGGCGCTGCCTGCCATTGTGATCGGCCTGGGCCTGGGCGTGCTCGGCCGGACCCAGGGCATGCTCGACGCCCTGCTCGTGGCCGCCGGCGCCGCGGCGATCGGCTGGCAGACCCTCATCAGTCCGCTCGTGCCGAGCACCTGGAACGCTCCCGCCCTGGTCACCTTCCTGTATCCGGTGTTCTCGGTGAGCATCGTCAGCATCCTGGTGGCGGTGATGCTGAGCGGATCGCGCCACGTGCCCCGCTCCATGGTCATCGTGGGCACGGCGTTCGGTCTGGCCGCCGTGACCGACGGGGCGTACGCCTACCTGACCGCCATCGACCGGTACATGAGCTCGAGCTGGGTCAACCTCGGCTGGCAGATCGAGGCCGTGCTGCTGTGCGTCGCGGCCGTCGTCGCGGGCCGCCGGGCAGAGTCCGACCAGCCGCGGACCCTCGACCCGGACCTGGCGTTCCTGCCCGCCGTGGTGGCCGTGCTGGCGGTCGGCGGGCTCGCCGTGGCGGACCTCGTCCTGGTCGGCCGGCTCAGCCTGGTCACGCTCGCGGTCACCATGCTGTTGCTGCTGGGGCTGCTGGTGCGCCAGGTCGTCGCCACCCGCGACCGGGCCCGGCTCACCCAGGGGCTGCGCACCGCCGCGATCACCGACCAGCTCACCGGCCTGTACAACCGCCGATTCTTCAAGGAGATGGTCGACGTCGAGGCCGAACGCGCCGTCCGCCGCCGCCTGCCGCTCAGCCTCGTCCTGCTCGACCTGGACCACTTCAAGGACATCAACGACACCTACGGCCACTCGGTCGGCGACGCCGTGCTCGCCGACGTCGCCCAGCGGTTGCGCCGGGAGGTGCGCGGCAGCGACCTGCTGTGCCGGTACGGCGGCGAGGAGTTCGTCTGCCTGCTGCCCGGCACCCCCGCCCCGGCCGCGTACGAGCTGGCCGAGCGACTGCGGCAGACGCTGCGCGGCACCCCGGTGACCGTCGCCGGGATGGCCGAGCCGATCCTGCTCACCGCCTCGCTGGGGGTGGCCACCGACGAGGCCGGTGAGCGCGGGCGGGTGGACACCGACGCGCTCATCAACGAGGCGGATCAGGCGGTCTACCGGGCCAAGGCGCTCGGCCGCGACCGGGTCGTCGGGTCCGGGCAGCCCGCGCCGACCGCGGCGGACCCGGTCACCGACCTGCCCCCGGCGCTGGTCTGGATGGCCGACCGGATCGACCGGGCGCTGGGCGACCGGGAGTGCGCCGCGGCCGTGTCGCGCTGGGCGTTTCGCACCGCGTCGCAGCTGGGGCTGGACGAGGCCGCCCAGCGCCGCACCGCGGCCGCCGCCCGCGTGCACGACATCGGCCGGATCACCTGCCTGGCCACCCGGCAACCGGACCAGCCGGGCGGCACGGGCCGGGCCTTCGACCCGGGCCATCCCGCGCAGGGTGCCCGCCTGCTCGTCGAACTGGCGGCCCGCCCGGACCTGGCGCCGCTGGTCGCGGCCCACCACGAGCGCCACGACGGCACGGGCTACCCGTACGGCCTGGCCGGGACGGACATTCCCGTCGAGGCTCGGATCATCGCCGTGTGCGACGCCTGGGCCGAACTGTGCGCGGCGGAACCGCACCTGCCGGGGGCGTCGCGGCAACCCTGCCGGGACGAGCTGGTCCGGGGGCGGGGCACCCGCTTCGAGCCGGCGGTCCTGGACGCGTTCGTCGCCCTGCTCGACGACGGCGTGCTCGACGAACCCGCGTGCTTCGCCGAACATCCCGCCGCGCCGGTCCGCGGCGAGCAGCGCCCCGTCCCCCGCTGA
- a CDS encoding beta-1,3-glucanase family protein, with amino-acid sequence MRTRRKVLGVLAATALAVPLAVAATASPAQAIGPDPLPVTVTNNTGRGDAVYLYVIGVQLSTGRLGYVNSGGGFTPWSGGQIPPSPAPDVSIAGPGNGGSTTIRFPRGFSGRAYFSFGEKLKFFLTPDGLVQPAPWASGDANYNILFDWSEFTYNDAGLWINSSQVDMFSVPHAVTVTGASGATKRTGDVVSDGRNNVINQIRAQSGWANTVYTRPSDGTVLRVLAPGKAAGAGLFSTTYLDGYITSAWNAYASKTLTVVPFTDQPNTRYFGRTSGNVMNFTNSAGQQVASFNKPTSAHVWGCDGNLQAPNDLVVGPIARTLCAALNRGTLGTIDTQPSTNAGQFYQNSPTNQYAKIIHANMADGKAYAFAFDDVGAFESLVHDGDPRSASIVLSPFGAGGPPPGGGPISSTTWYSVVNKTSNKCVDARSSGTANGTAIQQYTCNNSFAQQYLFQPTSGGYVRINNRNNPAQVLDVNGVSAADNALIHLWTYGGGNNQQWLPVSEGGGYYHFVSRHSGKCLDVPAASTADSVQLVQYTCNGTGAQSFRLTAQP; translated from the coding sequence ATGCGTACCAGACGAAAGGTCCTCGGCGTGCTCGCCGCGACCGCGCTGGCCGTCCCGCTGGCCGTCGCCGCGACCGCCTCGCCCGCCCAGGCGATCGGACCCGACCCGCTCCCCGTCACCGTCACCAACAACACCGGCCGCGGCGACGCGGTCTACCTGTACGTCATCGGCGTGCAGCTGTCCACCGGCCGCCTCGGCTACGTCAACAGCGGGGGCGGCTTCACACCGTGGAGCGGCGGGCAGATCCCGCCGTCACCGGCCCCCGACGTGTCGATCGCCGGCCCCGGCAACGGCGGCAGCACCACCATCCGGTTCCCGCGCGGCTTCTCCGGCCGCGCCTACTTCTCCTTCGGCGAGAAGCTCAAGTTCTTCCTCACCCCCGACGGCCTGGTGCAGCCCGCGCCCTGGGCGTCGGGCGACGCCAACTACAACATCCTGTTCGACTGGAGCGAGTTCACCTACAACGACGCCGGGCTGTGGATCAACAGTTCCCAGGTCGACATGTTCTCGGTGCCGCACGCGGTGACCGTGACCGGCGCGTCGGGAGCGACCAAGCGCACCGGCGACGTCGTCTCCGACGGCCGCAACAACGTCATCAACCAGATCCGGGCCCAGTCCGGCTGGGCGAACACCGTCTACACCCGCCCCTCCGACGGCACCGTGCTGCGGGTGCTCGCGCCGGGCAAGGCGGCCGGAGCCGGGCTGTTCAGCACCACCTACCTCGACGGCTACATCACCTCGGCGTGGAACGCCTACGCCTCCAAGACGCTGACCGTGGTGCCGTTCACCGACCAGCCCAACACCCGCTACTTCGGGCGTACCAGCGGCAACGTCATGAACTTCACCAACTCCGCGGGCCAGCAGGTCGCCTCGTTCAACAAGCCGACCAGCGCCCACGTGTGGGGCTGCGACGGCAACCTGCAGGCGCCCAACGACCTGGTCGTCGGGCCGATCGCGCGCACCCTGTGCGCCGCGCTCAACCGGGGCACGCTGGGCACGATCGACACCCAGCCCAGCACGAACGCGGGGCAGTTCTACCAGAACAGCCCGACGAACCAGTACGCCAAGATCATTCATGCGAACATGGCCGACGGCAAGGCGTACGCGTTCGCGTTCGACGACGTCGGCGCGTTCGAGTCGCTGGTGCACGACGGCGACCCGCGCTCGGCGAGCATCGTGCTCAGCCCGTTCGGCGCGGGCGGCCCCCCGCCCGGCGGCGGCCCGATCTCGTCGACCACCTGGTACAGCGTGGTCAACAAGACCAGCAACAAGTGCGTGGACGCCCGCTCCTCGGGCACCGCGAACGGCACCGCGATCCAGCAGTACACCTGCAACAACTCCTTCGCCCAGCAGTACCTGTTCCAGCCGACCAGCGGCGGCTACGTGCGGATCAACAACCGCAACAACCCCGCCCAGGTGCTGGACGTCAACGGGGTGTCGGCCGCCGACAACGCGCTGATCCACCTGTGGACCTACGGCGGCGGCAACAACCAGCAGTGGCTGCCCGTGTCCGAGGGCGGCGGGTACTACCACTTCGTGTCCCGGCACAGCGGCAAGTGCCTCGACGTGCCTGCCGCCTCCACCGCCGACAGCGTCCAGCTGGTGCAGTACACCTGCAACGGCACCGGGGCGCAGTCGTTCCGGCTGACCGCGCAGCCCTGA
- a CDS encoding alpha/beta hydrolase family protein, whose protein sequence is MRTSTHRVRRAAVAATLAAVTAVLAAPAPASAAYSSVAVYASAVNGDAADVYHPVTGSPHDPWPVVLLLQGANVDKAQYSGYAAKVASYGFAVVVPNHFQVLFGQPGLYATGAQAGWTVTWAQAENVRTGSPLAGALDPNRLLLLGHSFGGAAALNLTTGLCTPPFCTAPAPAPPQLKAVALYGANNTQPGTGTTPPVANTVPVALLQGSADGIGSPASGYATYQVVTSPPKLYASVLGANHYGITDAQNPAGARPDLSPQTLAQAQSVETAARWSAYWLRAQLGDPVGQAWVYGFGDLVDANVATEFVH, encoded by the coding sequence TTGAGGACATCGACCCACCGTGTACGGCGCGCCGCCGTCGCCGCCACCCTCGCCGCCGTGACCGCCGTGCTGGCCGCCCCCGCGCCCGCCTCGGCCGCCTACTCCTCAGTCGCCGTGTACGCGAGCGCCGTCAACGGCGACGCCGCCGACGTCTACCACCCGGTCACCGGCTCGCCGCACGACCCGTGGCCGGTGGTGCTGCTGTTGCAGGGCGCCAACGTGGACAAGGCGCAGTACTCCGGCTACGCCGCCAAGGTCGCCTCGTACGGCTTCGCGGTCGTCGTGCCCAACCACTTCCAGGTGCTGTTCGGCCAGCCCGGCCTCTACGCCACCGGCGCGCAGGCGGGCTGGACGGTGACCTGGGCCCAGGCGGAGAACGTCCGCACCGGCTCGCCACTGGCGGGCGCGCTCGACCCGAACCGGCTCCTGCTGCTCGGGCACTCGTTCGGCGGCGCGGCAGCGCTCAACCTGACCACCGGCCTGTGCACCCCGCCGTTCTGCACCGCGCCCGCGCCCGCTCCGCCGCAGCTCAAGGCAGTCGCGCTGTACGGGGCCAACAACACCCAGCCCGGCACCGGAACCACACCCCCGGTGGCCAACACGGTCCCCGTCGCCCTCCTCCAGGGCAGTGCCGACGGCATCGGCAGCCCGGCCAGCGGATACGCCACCTACCAGGTGGTCACCTCGCCCCCGAAGCTGTACGCGAGCGTGCTCGGCGCCAACCACTACGGCATCACCGACGCGCAGAACCCGGCCGGTGCGCGGCCCGACCTGTCCCCGCAGACCCTCGCCCAGGCGCAGAGCGTGGAGACCGCGGCCCGGTGGAGCGCCTACTGGCTGCGCGCCCAGCTCGGCGACCCGGTCGGCCAGGCCTGGGTCTACGGCTTCGGCGACCTCGTCGACGCGAACGTGGCCACGGAGTTCGTGCACTGA